The following DNA comes from Chitinophaga nivalis.
GGCGGCACGGGTGGCACTTACTGGCCGCTGGACCACGCAGCATGGCATGGCTGGACACCCACCGACCTGGTATTCCCCTCCTTTCTTTTTGCCGTCGGCAATGCCATGAGCTTCAGCATGAAGAAATATGCACAACAGGGTAATGCTGCCGCACTGACCAAAATTTTTAAACGTACCCTGATTATCTTTTTACTGGGCTACCTGATGTATTGGTTTCCATTTGTTGCGCATTCGGAAACTGGTGGCCTTTCTTTTAAGCCTTTCAGCCATACCCGTATACCGGGAGTCTTGCAGCGTATTGCACTCTGTTATTGCATTGCGTCGCTGCTGATCCGCTACCTGTCTACCAAATGGGTGGCAGCTGTGAGCGCCTTATTCCTGCTGGGTTACTGGGCCATTCTCTGGTATGCCGGTACGCCTGGCGATCAATATGGTATTCATGGTAATGCTGGTCTCGCCCTTGATAAATTGCTCCTGGGAGACAATCACCTGTATCGTGGCGAAGGTTTTCCCTTTGACCCGGAAGGCATACTAAGCACTTTCCCTGCCGTTGTAAACGTGGTAGCTGGTTATTACGCCGGACTGTTCATTCAGCAGCAAGGACGTAAAACAGCGGGCCTGCAACGCCTCCTCCTGGCCGGCGTAGTGCTGATAGTACTCGCCTATGCATGGAATACTGTTTTCCCGATCAATAAAAAACTGTGGACCAGCTCCTATGTGCTGCTGACAGTAGGCATCGATTTGCTGTTACTGGCATTGCTCATCCTGGTTATAGATGTTGCCGGCATCACCAAAGGAACGGGTTTTTTCACCATATTTGGCAAAAATCCCCTGTTTCTTTATCTCCTGTCAGAAGTACTGGCCATCCTGTTTTATTTTATACAGGTACACGGTGATTCGCTGTATCAATGGATCAACGATACTATTTTCCAGCCACTGTCGCCCGGAAAACTGGGGTCTCTCCTCTTCTCCCTGGCCTTTATGCTCCTTTGCTGGACAGTAGGTCTGGTGCTGGACAGGAAAAAAATATACGTCCGGGTATAGTATTCCCGCACCTTCATCTGTGATTAAAATAGGACAAAGTCCGGGCAGGTTGTCCGGACTTTGTTGTGGATAGACCGTGCAGAAAATTAACAGGCATTCCCCAACGACGTAAGTACAATTCCTTAAATTGTAACGACAAAAAAGATCACTATGGACCTATCATTGAAAGGAAAAACAGCCCTGGTGTGTGGCAGCTCACAGGGAATTGGCCTGGCTATCGCAATTGAACTGGCTTTATTAGGGGCCGATTGTATCTTACTTGCCCGGAATGCAGACCGGCTGAAAGCCGCTGTAGCGCAGTTAAGTACGGCTACCGGGCAACAACACCGTTTTGAAGTGGCCGATTTTTCAGATGCGGCCCGTGTAGGGGAAATTGCCACACAAATAGCCGCTTCCACTCCTGTTCATATTCTGATCAACAATACCGGCGGTCCGGCGGCAGGTCCTATCCTGGAGGCCTCCACCGCTGCTTTTACCGCGGCCTTCTCCCAGCACCTGCTATGTAATCAGCTGCTGGCACAGGCGCTCATCCCTGGCATGATACAAACCGGCTATGGCCGGATTATCAATATTCTGTCTACCTCTGTAAAAGCTCCCCTGAAAAATCTGGGCGTATCCAATACCACCCGCTGGGCCGTAGCTGCCTGGTCTAAAACCCTGGCTACTGAACTGGCGCCACATGGCATTACGGTGAATAACGTGTTACCCGGATCTACTGCTACGGCAAGATTGGAAAGCCTGTTTAACAGCAGCGCAGCCGCACGGAATGTGAGTCCGGCGGAAGTAGAAAAAGAATGGTTGCAGGATATTCCGATGAAACGCTTCGGAGAAGCACGTGAAATTGCAGCCCTGGCGGCATTTCTGGCCAGTCCGGCTGCTGCTTATATTACCGGCACCAGCACCGCTGTAGACGGTGGCAAAACGCCCGTCATGTAAATAAAGGTTCCCGGCGCCTTATTGACTGCAATAAGGCGCCGGCGATCATAACAACGTATAGGCCAGCCCGTTCTTAGCTGGTGTATGTATCCTCAGCAGGGAATAAAATTGACAATACGTACCAGTTTCCCTCCTTCAAAAAATAAACGCACAGCACTATCACTTCTCAGATCATCTGAATCCCGCAGGGTAATCATTTGTGCGCTGCCTTCATTTTCCGCCTGTTTTACGGCCTGCGGATATATCTTCCGGATCTCTTCCCAGGTTGTTTCACTGGTAAAAGTTCTTTTATCACAGGTAATAAAACTACCCGGCGTCAGCACAAACTCTTCGCATGCCAGAGAATCTTTATGCCACTCGAAACAGGAACCGTTCTTATAAAAATAACGGAACTCTTCTTCAAACTGGGTAGCACACAGGTGGTCAAAATCAGGCGTCACCACGCTATCCGGCTCTCCGATAGCTTTCAGGAACCGCTGCCGGTTGGTAAACAACGGTACTTTATTATTCATCAGCGCCTGTGCAAAATGAAAGACTTCGATCTTTTCCCAGGAGACATCATGTTGTGGTTCCTGTACAGAATCTTCTTCCGGTATCAACGGTTTTACATTTTCTGAGGGGGCTGCAACGGCCACGTTATCCCTTTCATCCGACGATACGCTGTTATCGTGACAGGCAGTGAGGGCTGCCATGCCTAACAATAGTAATATCCTTTGCATAGTTATTTTGCTGTTACCTGTAGCAGGTAAGTAATGAAATAAGGCTCCACTAAGTTAAAAAGTTTCCTTTTTAATTATATACATAGTTAAAATATTTTATATAAATAGCCAAGTAAATTTTTATGCAATCGTTTGCATCAAATGAAAAAACAGGGTATATTGTTATATAAATCCACGGTTACTATATGAAAAAACTCACCTCACTATGCCTGGGCCTTACCCTTGCCGCCGGCGCCATAGCACAGCCAGCGCCCGACGATGCCGCCATCGTGAAAAAAGTAGCGGATTATGTGATCGCCCACACGGCGTTTACGTTTACAGGAGATAACCAGCAAACCTACCGTAAAAGCACCGACATCCCGGACAATGTGCAGGCCCGCATATCGGATCAACTCAGCAGCTGGCATTATCCCAACGGAGTACTGAACATCGCCATGACAGACCTGGGCCGCTATCTGAATGAAGCGAAGTACAGCCAGTTTGCCCAACAACATATTGCCTTTGCCTTCGACAATTACCAGGTATTTGAAGCACGCAGTAAAAAGGGGATCAAATACAAAGGCTTTCCTTTTAATCAACTGATCCACACCCGGGTACTCGACGACTGCGGTGCAATGGGCGCCAGCGTGATCGATGTATACCAAACCGTTCAACGCCCGGTGTATAAAACCTATATCGATAAAGTGATCCGCCACATCAGCCAGGTACAGGAACGCCTGCCGGATGGCACCCTATGCCGGCCGAATCCTTTCCGGTGGACCATTTGGGGAGATGATCTCTATATGAGCATTCCCTTTCTTGCACGTGCCGGCAAGCTGACGGGCAACACCGCCCTCTTCGACGATGCCGTTGCGCAGGTACATCATTTTACCAAATACCTGTGGGATGAAAAAGCCGGCTTGTATGCCCACTATTATTATGAAGACCTGAAAAGACAGGGGCCAGCCCACTGGGGCCGCGCCAATGGCTGGATCATGATGGCCAAGGTACAACTGCTGAATAACCTGCCGGATAATCATCCCGGTAAAAAAGAAATCATCGCCGAACTAACCCGGCAAATCCTGGGTGTAGCTCCCTATCAATCTGCCAGCGGCCTGTTTCACCAGGTACTCGACCGCACCGACTCCTATACGGAAACCTCCTGCACGGCCATGTTTGTATACGCCATTGCCCGCGCTGTCAACGAAGGCTGGCTCGATAAACGTTATATCACGATTGCGGAAAGAGGCTGGGATGGTATTGTAAAAGAAAAAATACAGGCAGACGGGCAATTAAAAGATGTATGTATTGGCACCAACATCTCTGCAGATATTGCCTTTTATTATAACCGTCCTACGGAGCTGAACGATTTTCATGGATTGGGACCGGTCATTGAAGCCGGTATAGAAATCATGCGATACCGGAAAAAATCCTAAACAAATATCCTTACCGGGCAATCCCGGTAAGGATATTAACCATTACTAATAGATATCAAACCAAAGCTTTGTTGTGAGCAGGTCCGGCCCCTGCCGGGAAACTGCTGCTTTATAATTCGCCCCGTTCAATGCCTGCTCGCTGGATGGATACGACAACCGCACGGGTATCTTCACCGCACCGCTTAATACGCCTGTGTAGGCAGGTTTCAGCTGTGGATAATCCAACCGGCGCCACTCTGCAAATGCCTCCAGTCCTTCGCCGAAAAGTGCCAGCCATTTCTGCTCACCGATCACCCGTTTATATGCTGCCGCATCATAGACCACGGCCGGCTGCGTGAGGTAAGCATCTACTGCCGGACCGGTGATACCATACTGTTTAAAGGCTGCACGCACGGCATTTTCATACAACGCAGCGGCATTGCCGCTGATCAGATTCCGCTGCGCGGCTTCTGCCAGGATAAACAGTTGCTCTGCATAGGTAAACAGATAGGCGGGTGACTGGCTCGCGGTAAACGCGGCGCCAATATCCGATGTTCTGTAGAAACCCAGGCGCGAAGCAGAATCGGCGGTCAGCCCATTCGTTACACCAATAATCACATTGGTATCCCGGGGCAATGCTGCGTATATGCTTAACCGTGGGTCGTTCAGGGATTTCAGTTTATCCACCACTGCTTTACTGATCCGGTAGTCATTGCGTGTTTCCCGGTTCCGGCCCACCGGGTTCTGATTGGGTGAAGTCAGGTAATTCAGCTTCACATCTTCGTCGCCGGATTCCAGTAATACATTGCCTTCTGCGGCCACCTCTTCAAAAACAGCTTTGGCCGTAGCAAAATCACGGTCAGCTATCCGTAAGGCCACCCGCAGCCGTAATCCGTTTGCAAACTTTTTCCATCGCAGCATATTACTTCTCAGCAAAGAATCTCCCAGAATAGGATTGCCCGTTAAGGTGATGTCTTTGGAGGCGCCCTTCAATGCCGTTAATATACCTGTATATACTACCTGTTGCGGATCATACACCGGTGTCAGGTATTGATCAATATTGGCAGCCTGTGTATAGGGAATGTCGCCATACAGATCGGTTAATACCTGAAAAATCCAGGAGCGCATGATGTTGCCCACCGCCTTGTAATTAGGATGGTGCAGGCTATCGCCCAGCTGTGCGAGCGTTGTAAAATCCTGCACTCCCTGTGCATAAAAGTTACTCCAGATACTTTGAATAGCGGAAGAAGCAGGAATATAACGATCGGGATCCGGATACTGAATCTTCGCCCAGTACTGGATATACAGTAAAGAGGTTTCCATCGCTGCATTCTCACCCCAGTAAGTATCTACATTGGCTTTAATACCATTGCTCAATAAGTAATCAGGTTGTGCGGTGACCGGCTCATTCGGATTTTTATTGATCCGCTCCAGCTCTTTCTTACAGCCGGTTAACACGATGCCTATCCCCACTATCAAACCTGCTAATAATATCTTTCTCATATCTCTTCAAAAGTTAAAATGAAACATTCAGGTTAAAGCCAAAGCTACGTGTGGTCGGGATTTGCAAGGTTTCCAATCCCTGACCATTACCGGTATTGAAAGCCGTTTCCGGATCAATATTGGGCGTATTGCGTTGCAGGTATCCCAGGTTTCTGGCCACCAGTGTGATATTCACGGATTGCAACCGCCATCTGTTTACCAGGGAAGCCGGTAAGGTATAACCCAGCCTGATTTCCCGCAGTTTGATATAAGAGGCATCGAACACACTGCTTTCATTCAGGTTGCTGTTGTATACACTTTTATAATAGGTGGCTGCCGGCAGAATAGCGGTATTCTTTTTACCGTCTGCTGTATAGCCATCAAAGATGATCCCATCGTGATAGACCGCAGATCCATCCGGTGCGGCTGCACTATGATCCGGCAGCTGAATATGCTGCCCGCCGCTTTTGTAATAAGGTAATCCGCCATTTTCGGCATCCCGCCCGGGCAGTGAAGTTGCCAACACCCCGGTAGAATTACCGGTTGCATTGGTACCAGACCACATGGATCCACCCTGCCGGGTATCTATCAGTACACTGAGGTTAAAACCTTTGAACGCAAAGCTGTTATTAATGCTTCCTGTCCATTTAGGTGTGTAGTAGCCCAGTACTTTTTTATTGGGATCAATAGCCGGCGTACCATTCGCGTTCACCAGTATACGGTTCTGATCATCCCGCAGGTAGGCCTGTCCGTACAACGCGCCGTACTGCATCCCTTTTCCGGCAATCACCTGTATGTTACCGGAACTACCCAGTACATAGTTATTCAGGAACCCTTCTTTATCCAATTCCACAACTTTACTGACATTCTTTGCATAATTCACATTTACATCCCAGCGAAAACCGGAACGCGTGGATACCGGTGTTACACCCAGCATCACCTCCACGCCGTGGTTATTGATTTCACCTGCATTGAGCAGTTTTTTCAGGTAACCGGTTGTAGGACTTACATCGGCCAACAAGATCTGGTTACGGCTGTTGGAGTTATAATAGGTTACATCCAGCCGGGCACGGTTATCAAAGAATCCGGCTTCCACCCCTACCTCTGTAGCCGTAGTGATTTCCGGTTTCAGGTCTTTTTTCAGGTATTTATCCGAGACGGTTAACTGGGGCAATGCGCCAAACGGCTGATTAAACGGATAGGTATTGATCAGTTGATAAGGATCCGTGTCTTTACCCACCTGTGCCCATCCTCCCCGGAGTTTCAGCATAGTCAGCACGTTGCTTTGCAGGTGCAGCGCTTCTGATAACACGAGGCTGGCATTCACAGAAGGATAGAAATAGGAATTGTTTTCCGGCGGCAAAGTAGACGACCAATCGTTACGCGCCGTAGCGTTGATAAACGCAAAATTCCGGTAAGCCAGCTGGGCGGACCCGAAGGCACTGTATACTTTTTGTTTGGTGAATACATTGTAGGAAACGGCCGGATCGCGGTAGTTGTTTAAGGTATACACATCCTTTACCGCCAGCCGGGTTGCCTGCTGATAATTCTGTTCGTACTGATTGGTACGTACGTTTCCGCCCGCCAGCACTTCCAGGTCAAACCCATTTCCTAATTTTCGTTTAGCATTCAGCGTTAGTTCGCCGTTGGTTTCACTTATGCCGTAGGCATCTTCCGTATAAGATCCGAATGGTGTACCATTGGTATAATAGGCCACTTTATATTTACGGCGATCCTGGTAGTAGTCGGTACCCACACGCACGCCGGCGGTCAGCCAATCGGTAATTTCATAAGACAGCCGGGCATTGCCCAGCAACCGGTTACGCAACAGCCCTACCGTATTTTCATGTTGAATCCAGTAAGGATTGCT
Coding sequences within:
- a CDS encoding SusC/RagA family TonB-linked outer membrane protein, with product MNHVKRRLCLLTALLWAQQGIAQEIRVSGVITSRTDAQRIPGAVIQVKGSTRGTQSDADGKYVITAQVKDTLQVSFLGFESVLVPVTGSHTINIALNNSNSKLQEVVVTALGISREKKSLGYAVQELKSKDISEAKETNLVNALSGKIAGVQVTNSQGNMGSSRIVIRGETSIAGNNQPLFVLDGVPVDNSQLGIGTGRDFANAISDINPDDIAAISVLKGPNAAALYGSRASSGVILIKTKTGKDTKGGLGVTVTSGATWEKVLILPDFQNVYGQGSGGQFSYKDGKGGGINDGVDESWGPKMDGRLIPQFFSNGEPVPFVPHPDNVKNFYVTGRTLNNGISVGGTSEKIDYRFSYNNTRQTGILPNTGISRNTFTASNTFRIAPKLTLSTYASYVRSEADNLPGVDGKRGNSVTLQFIWFGRQVDVSRLKDYKNADGTDYNWNHSYYSNPYWIQHENTVGLLRNRLLGNARLSYEITDWLTAGVRVGTDYYQDRRKYKVAYYTNGTPFGSYTEDAYGISETNGELTLNAKRKLGNGFDLEVLAGGNVRTNQYEQNYQQATRLAVKDVYTLNNYRDPAVSYNVFTKQKVYSAFGSAQLAYRNFAFINATARNDWSSTLPPENNSYFYPSVNASLVLSEALHLQSNVLTMLKLRGGWAQVGKDTDPYQLINTYPFNQPFGALPQLTVSDKYLKKDLKPEITTATEVGVEAGFFDNRARLDVTYYNSNSRNQILLADVSPTTGYLKKLLNAGEINNHGVEVMLGVTPVSTRSGFRWDVNVNYAKNVSKVVELDKEGFLNNYVLGSSGNIQVIAGKGMQYGALYGQAYLRDDQNRILVNANGTPAIDPNKKVLGYYTPKWTGSINNSFAFKGFNLSVLIDTRQGGSMWSGTNATGNSTGVLATSLPGRDAENGGLPYYKSGGQHIQLPDHSAAAPDGSAVYHDGIIFDGYTADGKKNTAILPAATYYKSVYNSNLNESSVFDASYIKLREIRLGYTLPASLVNRWRLQSVNITLVARNLGYLQRNTPNIDPETAFNTGNGQGLETLQIPTTRSFGFNLNVSF
- a CDS encoding acyltransferase family protein — protein: MTQSSQRFLPLDVFRGMTVCFMIIVNTGGTGGTYWPLDHAAWHGWTPTDLVFPSFLFAVGNAMSFSMKKYAQQGNAAALTKIFKRTLIIFLLGYLMYWFPFVAHSETGGLSFKPFSHTRIPGVLQRIALCYCIASLLIRYLSTKWVAAVSALFLLGYWAILWYAGTPGDQYGIHGNAGLALDKLLLGDNHLYRGEGFPFDPEGILSTFPAVVNVVAGYYAGLFIQQQGRKTAGLQRLLLAGVVLIVLAYAWNTVFPINKKLWTSSYVLLTVGIDLLLLALLILVIDVAGITKGTGFFTIFGKNPLFLYLLSEVLAILFYFIQVHGDSLYQWINDTIFQPLSPGKLGSLLFSLAFMLLCWTVGLVLDRKKIYVRV
- a CDS encoding glycoside hydrolase family 88/105 protein — protein: MKKLTSLCLGLTLAAGAIAQPAPDDAAIVKKVADYVIAHTAFTFTGDNQQTYRKSTDIPDNVQARISDQLSSWHYPNGVLNIAMTDLGRYLNEAKYSQFAQQHIAFAFDNYQVFEARSKKGIKYKGFPFNQLIHTRVLDDCGAMGASVIDVYQTVQRPVYKTYIDKVIRHISQVQERLPDGTLCRPNPFRWTIWGDDLYMSIPFLARAGKLTGNTALFDDAVAQVHHFTKYLWDEKAGLYAHYYYEDLKRQGPAHWGRANGWIMMAKVQLLNNLPDNHPGKKEIIAELTRQILGVAPYQSASGLFHQVLDRTDSYTETSCTAMFVYAIARAVNEGWLDKRYITIAERGWDGIVKEKIQADGQLKDVCIGTNISADIAFYYNRPTELNDFHGLGPVIEAGIEIMRYRKKS
- a CDS encoding SDR family oxidoreductase: MDLSLKGKTALVCGSSQGIGLAIAIELALLGADCILLARNADRLKAAVAQLSTATGQQHRFEVADFSDAARVGEIATQIAASTPVHILINNTGGPAAGPILEASTAAFTAAFSQHLLCNQLLAQALIPGMIQTGYGRIINILSTSVKAPLKNLGVSNTTRWAVAAWSKTLATELAPHGITVNNVLPGSTATARLESLFNSSAAARNVSPAEVEKEWLQDIPMKRFGEAREIAALAAFLASPAAAYITGTSTAVDGGKTPVM
- a CDS encoding SusD/RagB family nutrient-binding outer membrane lipoprotein, with amino-acid sequence MRKILLAGLIVGIGIVLTGCKKELERINKNPNEPVTAQPDYLLSNGIKANVDTYWGENAAMETSLLYIQYWAKIQYPDPDRYIPASSAIQSIWSNFYAQGVQDFTTLAQLGDSLHHPNYKAVGNIMRSWIFQVLTDLYGDIPYTQAANIDQYLTPVYDPQQVVYTGILTALKGASKDITLTGNPILGDSLLRSNMLRWKKFANGLRLRVALRIADRDFATAKAVFEEVAAEGNVLLESGDEDVKLNYLTSPNQNPVGRNRETRNDYRISKAVVDKLKSLNDPRLSIYAALPRDTNVIIGVTNGLTADSASRLGFYRTSDIGAAFTASQSPAYLFTYAEQLFILAEAAQRNLISGNAAALYENAVRAAFKQYGITGPAVDAYLTQPAVVYDAAAYKRVIGEQKWLALFGEGLEAFAEWRRLDYPQLKPAYTGVLSGAVKIPVRLSYPSSEQALNGANYKAAVSRQGPDLLTTKLWFDIY